Sequence from the Lepidochelys kempii isolate rLepKem1 chromosome 7, rLepKem1.hap2, whole genome shotgun sequence genome:
TATATTTTTTCCCTTGGAGTTTTATCACATCTAAAACTAGTCAAGGCAGGCAAAAGACTTTAATTAGGGATCAACCCTGCATTAATTGCACTCCCAGAACTCCCACTGGGTTGCAGAGTTTGCAAGGCAAATACTGGAACCTTGTGCTAGCCTATGACAGCCTGAAAGTGATTCTAAATGGACTataaacagaagtgaaactgactagttgATTCTCAGAATCCAGGCTGAGATAAATGTAAAAGGTACTGGTGACAAGTAAATTTTAAATTTCTTTCAATTTTAATAATCTGAGGTGTGAAAGCTATTTGTCACATAGGTAAGCTCAATAAAATATATGACTTTCAACCTGACAGCGTACGTCAAAATAGGCTCAATTGATGAGTGTCAATACCAATAACTGATTTTTAGGCTAAGCAGcaacacagggcctgattttcagttagCAGGTAGGTGGATGTCTACATATGATATCAGTAAGAGTTTTGATTGACTGAGGCCTGGAGGACTTGTCCTTGCAATTTTAGTTCCAATTGGGACGTAATATTTAATTGCTTGGATCTCTCTAAACAATACCATAAATATTTGGTAGCGTGCATTACATCATTAGAACATTACCGTAATACAgtattttttctattaaatgcCAGTGACCTGTCAGAATGTTAAAATATGTATCAATTttaaatgcagaatgaaaactgTATTTCATTTGTTCAGGCATCAAAAATGAGAGTGAAAATAATATAGTCCTCATCTTGGAATCAAGCTCAGTTTGAAAATGAAACGGTTATACATGTTCAAGTATGTATTAATGGTTTATAACCTGTCCTTTAGAAATGCTTACTGTCATTAGGATTTAACAGCAAAATTCAACTGTCAGAGGATTTATTCTTATAAGAAAATTATATGCTTTCCTCCCCCCAGAAATATTTTATGATGAAGGCATATCACTTCGAGAGCAATCAGACATGCAAGTAGCCCttccaaaaatcaagcaagttcttgaagagatttaaaaatagaaaattttgaGTTTTATTATGGATCACAAGACTGAAGGGAAAAGGAAGCAGCGACATAGCTTGACTTTACTGGATCAATTAAACAGTATGAAAGAATTAACACAAATGATTGATGTGGTCCTTGTAGCAGAAGGTGAGAAGTTCCCCTGCCATAAATTGATATTGGCTGCATTCAGTCCCTATTTCAAAGCTATGTTTACCTGTGGCTTGCTTGAGTGCACCCAAAGAGAAGTGGTGCTCTATGACATCTCGTCAGAGAGTGTGTCCATAATACTCAACTACATGTACAGTGCAGATTTGCACCTCACTAATTTCAATGTCCAAAGTGTTGCTGTTGCTGCATTTTTTATGCAGATGGAAGATGTTTTCAATGTGTGTCAGAAATACATGATGGACCATATGGATGCTTCCAACTGTGTGGGGATCTACTATTTTGCAAAGCACATTGGGGCAGAGGAATTGTCCGATCAAACCAGGCAATATTTGTATCAGCACTTTGCTGAGGTGAGCTTGCATGAAGAAATATTAGAGGTTGAAGCACAGCAATTGCTGAGTCTCATAAGATCAGATGATCTGAATGTATCCCGGGAGGAGAGCATTTTGGACTTGGTCCTCAGATGGGTGAACCATAGCAGAAAATCACGTGTCGAGTACCTGATTGAACTCCTGAAGCAAGTGAGACTGGAACTTGTAAGTCCTTCTTTCCTAGTGGAAGCTCGGAAAAGGAACACGGTTCTTCTCTCTAACTCAGAATGTCATGATATGATTGATGGAGCATTAGAAACTATAAAGAAATCCACCCACCCCTCTCTCAGTCTTCGCTATGGCATGGAGACCACCAGTCTTCTACTTTGCATCGGCAATAATTCTCTGGGGATTCGATCAAGACATGGTAGCTATGCAGATGCCAGTTTTTGTTACGCTCCTGCAACACAAAAGACTTACTTCATTTCCTCCCCAAAGTATGGTGAGGGTTTAGGATGTGTGTGT
This genomic interval carries:
- the KBTBD12 gene encoding kelch repeat and BTB domain-containing protein 12, with amino-acid sequence MDHKTEGKRKQRHSLTLLDQLNSMKELTQMIDVVLVAEGEKFPCHKLILAAFSPYFKAMFTCGLLECTQREVVLYDISSESVSIILNYMYSADLHLTNFNVQSVAVAAFFMQMEDVFNVCQKYMMDHMDASNCVGIYYFAKHIGAEELSDQTRQYLYQHFAEVSLHEEILEVEAQQLLSLIRSDDLNVSREESILDLVLRWVNHSRKSRVEYLIELLKQVRLELVSPSFLVEARKRNTVLLSNSECHDMIDGALETIKKSTHPSLSLRYGMETTSLLLCIGNNSLGIRSRHGSYADASFCYAPATQKTYFISSPKYGEGLGCVCTGVVTENNDIIVAGEASAAKMSRQKTKNIEIYRYRNRGNRFWQSLCTAQFRELYALGTVHNDLYVIGGQMKLKNQYLVTNCVEKYSMEQDSWRSVAPLPVQLACHAVVTVNNKLYVMGGWTPQMDLPDDELDRLSNRMLQYDPGRDKWTECTPMKYSKYRFSTAVVNSEIYVLGGIGCLGRDRGQARQCLDAVEIYNPDGDFWRDGPPMPSPLLSLRTNSTSAGSVEGKLYLCGGFHGAARHEIITKEILELDTWENQWNVVAINILMHDSYDVCLVARLNPRDLIPPPSDLVDQ